From a single Syngnathus scovelli strain Florida chromosome 2, RoL_Ssco_1.2, whole genome shotgun sequence genomic region:
- the LOC137839598 gene encoding uncharacterized protein translates to MKPGVFARVSLNSSSKVGMSSNCITCVIGSKESPDAQRKGHVEEGQGSESKLADEQDKNNCSTKKRAKPKPASHRQPRASPPSSQSLPHSKEAQFCYSSQAFLRPKPFPRSKARQTLAAQHIQSLPDATQRNALSCNIPRRRFPNTVTPAQSLTPDCRSNLRWHQATVPKYGTVCGPAFISFASSVGSPRLSLSDDSSSCDSFGSLSSFDSLPVLPRSAVLDSRKRAVGTLQREMNALFAQKMEELRHKSPLFLAGKA, encoded by the coding sequence ATGAAGCCGGGGGTTTTCGCTCGGGTCTCACTTAACAGCTCCAGCAAGGTGGGAATGTCTTCTAACTGTATCACATGCGTGATCGGCTCCAAGGAGAGCCCAGATGCGCAAAGAAAGGGCCACGTTGAGGAAGGGCAGGGATCAGAGTCAAAATTGGCAGATGAGCAGGACAAAAACAATTGTTCAACCAAGAAAAGGGCTAAGCCGAAGCCTGCATCGCATCGCCAGCCGCGAGCTTCTCCCCCAAGCTCGCAGTCACTTCCTCACTCGAAAGAGGCCCAGTTTTGCTACTCATCCCAGGCGTTCCTACGACCCAAGCCGTTCCCAAGATCCAAAGCAAGGCAAACGCTGGCAGCCCAGCACATCCAATCTCTGCCTGACGCAACACAGAGGAACGCCCTGTCTTGCAACATTCCCCGCAGACGCTTTCCCAACACTGTCACACCGGCGCAGAGCCTCACACCAGATTGTCGGAGCAACCTCCGTTGGCACCAGGCGACGGTACCCAAATATGGCACCGTGTGCGGTCCCGCCTTCATCTCATTCGCAAGCAGTGTCGGGAGTCCGAGACTCTCACTCAGTGATGACAGCAGCAGCTGTGACAGCTTTGGCAGCCTGAGCAGCTTCGACTCCCTCCCGGTGCTGCCTCGAAGTGCTGTCCTCGACAGCCGCAAGAGGGCGGTAGGCACTCTTCAACGTGAGATGAATGCCCTGTTTGCCCAGAAAATGGAGGAGTTGCGTCATAAATCGCCCCTCTTCTTGGCTGGTAAGGCGTAG